The Rhinoderma darwinii isolate aRhiDar2 chromosome 11, aRhiDar2.hap1, whole genome shotgun sequence genome window below encodes:
- the LOC142664013 gene encoding trypsin-like: MKLLVVAVILGVAAAFDDDDKIVGGYTCTKNTVPYQASLSSGYHFCGGTLVNSLWVVSAAHCYKASIQVRLGEHNIVKNEGTEQFINSAKVIRHGSYNSRTLDNDIMLIKLSTPATLNANVQAVSLPSGCAAAGTSCLISGWGNTLSSGTNYPDLLQCLKAPILSTAQCTGAYPGEITANMICVGYLEGGKDSCQGDSGGPVVCNGQLQGVVSWGYGCAARNYPGVYTKVCNYKSWISNTIAAN, from the exons ATGAAGCTTCTTGTGGTAGCAGTCATACTCGGAGTGGCAG ccGCCTTCGATGATGATGATAAGATCGTTGGAGGGTACACCTGCACCAAAAACACTGTCCCGTACCAGGCATCTCTGAGTTCCGGCTATCATTTCTGTGGAGGTACCCTGGTAAATAGCTTATGGGTGGTCTCTGCTGCTCACTGCTACAAGGC GAGCATTCAAGTTCGTCTGGGAGAACACAACATTGTCAAAAATGAAGGTACCGAGCAGTTCATCAACTCCGCCAAGGTCATCAGACATGGAAGCTACAACTCCAGAACCCTGGACAATGACATCATGTTGATCAAGTTGTCCACTCCCGCCACCCTCAACGCCAATGTCCAGGCTGTGAGTCTGCCCAGTGGCTGTGCCGCCGCTGGCACCAGCTGTCTGATCTCCGGATGGGGAAACACCCTCAGCAGTGGAA CCAACTACCCTGATCTTCTCCAGTGCCTGAAGGCCCCCATCCTGAGTACTGCCCAGTGTACCGGCGCCTACCCGGGAGAGATCACCGCCAACATGATCTGTGTTGGATATCTGGAAGGTGGCAAGGATTCCTGCCAG ggTGACTCCGGTGGACCCGTGGTCTGCAATGGACAGCTCCAGGGTGTTGTCTCCTGGGGATATGGCTGTGCCGCCAGGAACTATCCTGGTGTCTACACCAAGGTCTGCAACTACAAGTCCTGGATCTCCAACACCATTGCCGCCAACTAA